Proteins from a genomic interval of uncultured Desulfuromusa sp.:
- a CDS encoding mechanosensitive ion channel domain-containing protein has protein sequence MVLRYLFGLFLCLCLACSSTVWSADVTSTEAVAGEAGTSSSAFPGLGELGPRFNALADFVAKSELRLQGLEDVSKINDVLAEVSAAFQTISEEIQPLGSPDDWYVDRLTQYLNQFNQMRQDLDALQEKVTLRQQEVEDIRTKAAKDQEFWDAWGEVLKKQGVNLPHQTLQQVKKTLAQLDISLKKTTSSLLQLQEKIGELYRQVTVSGDSLSLALGKLRKATFRKNAHSFGSAKFYRQFTPDLQSQVRDGLLTALKFNRSYLGENGWLLGLMGAVFVIVVGFLRHYQRKLQETEEWHFIIRHSWAAASFFAIITFWFWFPAPPPIFRFVFLLLAAISATSLAIPLLENRRQAWVLSLAALVIFLTSAFRLIDLPQPLFRIYIALLATIFIPLLIQQILFSKRTRHQGEGRLFRALMRLIVIVLAISLIGQIAGYMNFSTWLIQATFETGMVLLFAKMAVMLISGGIELANGLLVQSGRRFFREFGEELALRLKRLLKFLIYGFLIFYLLPVWRLFATMNSGWNYFSQWTLTFGNFHLSMQMLVSAVIAFYLSLQVSWVLQGISEAEVLTRHDVDRGVRDAVKKLIHYGVVLVGFLVALSLLGLSLQHFVVVLGAFGVGIGFGLQDIVNNFLSGLILLFERPIKVGDGVLIDGEYGTVNHIGLRSTVVKNLDEAELIVPNSQMISQKVTNWTLTNRRVRIVLSVGVAYGSDLEKVLAILTEVSAEHPLVLKEPKPSPLFVQFGDSSLDFELRVWISNVDNRPDVKNELLLAIDRRFREEEVEIPFPQQDLHLRSVTPGIFPSSERE, from the coding sequence ATGGTTTTAAGATATTTGTTTGGCCTTTTTTTGTGCTTGTGTCTGGCTTGTTCTTCGACCGTTTGGAGTGCTGATGTCACTTCAACAGAAGCCGTTGCCGGTGAAGCTGGAACTTCATCTTCCGCTTTTCCCGGGTTAGGTGAGCTCGGGCCACGTTTCAATGCGTTGGCGGATTTTGTGGCCAAATCGGAGCTCCGGTTGCAGGGATTAGAGGATGTCTCCAAAATAAATGATGTGTTGGCCGAAGTTTCTGCAGCGTTTCAAACGATATCTGAAGAGATACAACCGCTTGGATCACCGGATGATTGGTATGTTGATCGTTTGACTCAATACCTCAATCAGTTCAATCAAATGCGACAGGATCTGGATGCCCTGCAGGAGAAAGTGACCTTACGCCAGCAAGAGGTGGAGGACATTCGGACAAAGGCGGCAAAAGATCAGGAATTTTGGGATGCATGGGGGGAAGTTCTTAAAAAGCAAGGGGTCAATCTCCCGCACCAGACTTTACAGCAAGTTAAAAAAACATTAGCACAGCTCGACATCTCTTTGAAAAAAACGACATCTTCGCTACTACAGTTACAAGAGAAAATCGGAGAACTTTACCGCCAAGTCACCGTGTCCGGTGACAGTTTGAGTCTGGCACTGGGGAAATTACGTAAAGCAACCTTTCGTAAAAATGCCCATTCTTTCGGTTCCGCAAAGTTTTATCGTCAGTTCACTCCGGACCTTCAAAGTCAGGTGAGAGATGGATTGCTGACCGCACTCAAATTCAACCGGTCTTATTTGGGCGAAAATGGTTGGCTTTTGGGATTGATGGGCGCCGTATTTGTTATTGTTGTCGGTTTTTTACGTCACTATCAAAGGAAACTGCAAGAAACGGAAGAATGGCATTTTATTATTCGGCATTCTTGGGCTGCGGCAAGTTTTTTCGCCATTATTACTTTTTGGTTCTGGTTTCCTGCTCCGCCACCAATATTCCGTTTTGTCTTTTTACTCTTGGCGGCAATTTCTGCGACTTCTCTAGCGATACCTCTTTTGGAGAATCGTCGCCAGGCCTGGGTTTTGTCTCTGGCCGCATTGGTGATTTTTCTGACTTCGGCTTTTCGCTTGATCGATCTTCCTCAACCTCTGTTTCGAATTTATATCGCTCTTCTGGCAACGATATTTATTCCTCTTCTGATTCAGCAGATTCTTTTCTCTAAGAGGACTCGGCATCAAGGGGAAGGTCGACTGTTCAGAGCTTTGATGCGTTTGATAGTGATCGTTCTGGCAATCAGTCTCATCGGACAGATTGCCGGATATATGAACTTCTCAACCTGGTTAATACAGGCAACCTTTGAAACTGGAATGGTGCTGCTGTTTGCAAAAATGGCAGTTATGCTGATCAGTGGTGGGATTGAATTGGCTAACGGTTTGCTGGTTCAGTCAGGTCGGCGATTTTTCCGGGAATTTGGAGAAGAGCTTGCGTTACGGTTGAAAAGATTGCTGAAGTTTTTGATTTACGGTTTCTTGATTTTCTATCTGCTCCCTGTCTGGCGGCTTTTTGCAACCATGAACAGTGGGTGGAATTATTTCAGTCAATGGACTCTGACATTTGGTAACTTTCATCTGTCGATGCAAATGCTGGTATCGGCTGTCATTGCTTTTTATCTTTCATTGCAGGTGTCCTGGGTTTTGCAGGGGATCAGCGAGGCAGAGGTTCTAACCCGTCATGACGTCGATCGTGGGGTTCGTGATGCGGTTAAGAAACTGATTCACTATGGTGTTGTTCTGGTTGGTTTTCTGGTTGCTCTCAGCTTGCTGGGTCTGAGTTTGCAGCACTTTGTTGTTGTCCTTGGTGCTTTCGGCGTCGGTATTGGTTTTGGGTTGCAGGATATTGTCAATAATTTTTTATCGGGTTTGATCCTGTTGTTTGAGCGTCCAATCAAGGTGGGAGACGGGGTTTTGATTGATGGTGAATACGGCACGGTCAATCACATCGGCTTGAGATCCACCGTTGTCAAAAATCTGGATGAAGCGGAGCTGATTGTCCCCAATTCGCAGATGATTTCACAGAAAGTAACAAATTGGACTCTGACGAACCGGCGGGTCCGGATTGTTCTTTCTGTCGGGGTGGCTTATGGTAGTGATCTGGAAAAAGTTCTGGCAATTTTGACCGAAGTCAGCGCTGAACATCCGTTGGTTCTCAAAGAGCCGAAACCTTCTCCTCTCTTTGTTCAATTTGGTGACAGTTCTCTTGATTTTGAACTGCGTGTCTGGATCAGTAATGTTGATAACCGGCCAGACGTTAAAAATGAACTTCTGCTGGCAATTGATCGCCGTTTCCGAGAAGAAGAAGTCGAGATTCCGTTTCCACAACAGGACCTGCATTTGCGCTCGGTCACTCCCGGGATCTTCCCCTCTTCGGAGAGAGAATGA
- the hisZ gene encoding ATP phosphoribosyltransferase regulatory subunit, giving the protein MRFSDSPLETDLPKGVRDFLPLKAAKVEYLQQRLQQVYSSWGFRPVITPQLEFLDVLERGLGDGLRERTFRFDDRQSGRLLAFPPDMTPQIARIAATRMSELPLPLRLCYSGRVLRHTEQQAGKDRDIFQSGVELIGLDSPEADAEMIAMAVESLAAVGAENFTIDIGQVEFFRGVMEGLPLDARLAEDVAEAILRKDSSELGILLQKSGLKDSSCEEIFALPRLYGGREVLDRAEQSVSNQRSRKALDGLSQVLDVLDVYGVLDHVTIDLGELRGLNYHTGITFQGFLSGVGQTVCSGGRYNNLTEKYAFSAPATGFTFSLLHLLFALDKVLDERVVPSCDLLIFSTGKNLRVAQALACQFRSQGYSVTRDILDRTREDALNYAQQMNYRYMAVVAGEGQDVEMISLVDGEQKQVSWEQLDQQHFVL; this is encoded by the coding sequence ATGCGCTTTTCTGATTCACCCCTGGAAACCGACCTGCCGAAAGGCGTGCGGGATTTTTTGCCACTGAAAGCTGCCAAGGTTGAGTATTTACAGCAACGTTTGCAACAGGTTTATAGTTCCTGGGGGTTTCGTCCTGTTATTACGCCACAACTTGAGTTTCTGGATGTTCTGGAGCGGGGGCTGGGTGACGGACTACGTGAACGAACCTTTCGCTTTGATGATCGTCAAAGTGGACGTTTGCTGGCTTTTCCTCCCGACATGACACCACAGATCGCGCGCATTGCCGCAACGCGCATGAGTGAACTGCCACTGCCGTTGAGGCTTTGCTACAGTGGTCGGGTTTTGCGCCATACGGAGCAGCAGGCAGGTAAAGATCGGGATATTTTTCAGTCAGGGGTTGAACTGATTGGTCTTGACAGTCCTGAAGCTGATGCGGAAATGATTGCTATGGCGGTTGAATCTCTGGCTGCTGTCGGAGCGGAAAACTTTACGATCGATATTGGTCAGGTTGAATTTTTCCGCGGAGTCATGGAGGGTTTGCCGCTGGATGCACGTCTGGCTGAAGATGTTGCAGAGGCAATATTACGCAAAGATAGTTCTGAGCTGGGGATATTACTGCAGAAAAGCGGACTGAAAGATAGCTCCTGTGAAGAGATTTTTGCTTTACCACGACTCTACGGCGGCCGCGAGGTCTTGGACAGGGCAGAGCAATCGGTCAGCAATCAACGTTCCCGTAAGGCGTTGGACGGCTTATCCCAGGTCTTGGATGTCTTGGATGTCTATGGCGTTCTGGATCATGTCACTATTGATCTCGGTGAACTACGAGGACTGAATTATCATACCGGGATTACTTTCCAAGGGTTTCTCTCAGGCGTTGGACAAACTGTCTGTAGTGGCGGTCGCTACAATAATCTCACAGAAAAATATGCTTTTTCCGCCCCGGCAACCGGCTTTACTTTTAGTTTGTTGCATCTGCTGTTTGCCTTGGATAAAGTGTTGGATGAACGGGTTGTTCCAAGCTGTGATCTGTTGATTTTTTCGACCGGCAAAAACTTGCGGGTTGCCCAGGCTTTAGCTTGTCAGTTCCGCAGCCAGGGGTATTCAGTGACAAGGGATATCCTTGACCGCACTCGAGAAGATGCCCTTAATTATGCCCAGCAGATGAACTATCGCTACATGGCTGTTGTCGCAGGGGAAGGGCAGGATGTCGAAATGATTTCACTGGTGGATGGAGAACAGAAACAGGTTTCGTGGGAACAGTTAGACCAGCAGCACTTTGTACTGTAA
- a CDS encoding adenylosuccinate synthase, whose translation MANVIVVGAQWGDEGKGKVVDIYTEHAQEVVRYQGGNNAGHTLVIGDEKTVLHLIPSGILHAGKRCIIGSGVVLDPKVFLEEIDGLRKKGYLKDDSQLMVDGAVNLIMPYHIKIDIAREQKSGAKKIGTTGRGIGPTYEDKVGRRGIRFADLLKPETFKRKLHEVLPEKNFYLENFLGEKPLSEEEIVEEYLGYAERLRGYLGHGSMILDRAIKAGHNVLFEGAQGSLLDIDHGTYPYVTSSSTIAGGACTGAGIGPHLIHEVIGISKAYVTRVGEGPFPTELHDEMGDQLRTAGSEFGATTGRPRRCGWLDIVALREAVRTNGLTGIALTKMDVLSELETVKVCTAYRYKEELLEDFPQDFDVLKECTPVYEEVPGWQKDICSLSDYDELPEQVQKYVHKIEAWAGCPVVMVSVGPRRDQTLLRSNPFSAKG comes from the coding sequence ATGGCCAACGTAATCGTTGTAGGGGCCCAATGGGGCGATGAAGGTAAAGGGAAAGTTGTCGATATTTATACCGAGCATGCTCAGGAGGTCGTGCGCTATCAGGGTGGGAATAATGCTGGACATACTCTGGTTATCGGTGATGAGAAAACTGTTCTACACTTGATTCCATCCGGGATTTTACATGCAGGCAAGCGTTGTATCATTGGCAGCGGTGTGGTGCTTGACCCCAAAGTCTTTCTGGAAGAGATTGATGGCTTGAGAAAAAAAGGATATCTGAAGGATGACAGCCAGTTGATGGTGGATGGCGCTGTCAATCTGATTATGCCCTACCACATCAAGATCGATATCGCTCGAGAGCAGAAGTCCGGTGCCAAGAAAATCGGAACAACCGGCCGGGGGATCGGGCCGACTTACGAAGATAAGGTCGGCCGCCGAGGGATTCGTTTTGCCGACCTGCTGAAGCCGGAAACCTTTAAACGTAAATTGCACGAAGTTCTGCCGGAGAAGAATTTTTACCTTGAAAACTTTCTGGGTGAAAAACCTTTATCTGAAGAAGAAATCGTTGAAGAATACCTTGGCTACGCTGAGCGTTTACGTGGCTATTTGGGCCATGGATCGATGATCCTGGATCGGGCGATCAAAGCCGGTCACAATGTTCTTTTCGAAGGGGCACAAGGCAGTCTGTTGGATATTGATCATGGGACTTATCCTTATGTGACATCATCTTCTACCATTGCAGGTGGAGCTTGTACCGGAGCAGGTATCGGACCACATTTGATTCATGAGGTCATTGGTATTTCCAAGGCTTATGTCACCCGGGTTGGAGAAGGGCCATTTCCAACGGAGTTGCATGATGAAATGGGAGATCAACTGCGGACTGCCGGTAGTGAGTTTGGTGCTACAACAGGGCGTCCACGCCGTTGCGGGTGGCTGGATATTGTTGCTCTGCGCGAAGCTGTGCGGACTAATGGTTTAACCGGTATCGCCCTGACAAAAATGGATGTTCTCAGTGAACTGGAAACCGTGAAAGTTTGTACCGCTTACCGTTATAAAGAAGAACTGCTGGAAGATTTCCCGCAGGACTTTGATGTGCTGAAAGAGTGTACTCCTGTTTATGAAGAAGTTCCCGGTTGGCAAAAAGATATCTGTTCCCTGAGTGATTATGATGAATTGCCTGAGCAAGTGCAAAAATATGTTCATAAAATTGAAGCCTGGGCTGGTTGTCCAGTGGTGATGGTTTCGGTCGGGCCACGTCGGGATCAGACTCTTTTGCGCAGCAATCCATTTAGTGCAAAAGGCTGA
- a CDS encoding PEP-CTERM sorting domain-containing protein, translating to MKFFVAATSLIMALFFVPQSVFALPASPSDLWDINTGSVVTDYSAVITGASFWSSSIDRMFGAVIAETAEPSSTLFTDSPVGDRHWVEWQTPAAITLRSFNLVAAHDNSDDNRDITWRGFTDFYLYTGDGSSWTEIYHYETDQDGDLRYGGGVTYTDPDYLELAVDVAPVLSQNFRAEFIYGPEYVLTGSRIVELDGYDTFLDGTTGEDPGPGPDPVPEPSTFLLLGSGLAGLAWYGRKRKKV from the coding sequence ATGAAATTTTTTGTTGCTGCAACTTCTCTTATAATGGCTTTGTTTTTTGTCCCGCAAAGTGTTTTTGCCCTGCCGGCTTCTCCATCGGACTTATGGGATATTAATACTGGTAGCGTTGTAACAGACTACAGTGCCGTAATCACCGGCGCTAGCTTTTGGAGTTCGTCTATTGACCGCATGTTTGGAGCGGTCATAGCCGAAACTGCTGAACCATCCAGTACATTATTTACGGATTCTCCTGTGGGGGATAGACATTGGGTCGAATGGCAGACACCAGCGGCGATCACGCTAAGAAGCTTTAACCTTGTTGCCGCTCATGACAATTCCGACGATAACAGAGATATTACTTGGCGTGGTTTTACCGATTTCTATCTGTATACAGGAGACGGGTCGTCATGGACGGAAATTTACCACTATGAGACCGACCAGGATGGAGACCTTCGTTATGGCGGCGGCGTGACTTATACCGACCCTGACTACCTCGAACTTGCTGTAGATGTAGCCCCTGTTTTGTCACAGAATTTCCGTGCCGAGTTTATTTACGGCCCTGAATATGTATTGACGGGATCGCGGATCGTAGAACTTGACGGTTATGATACCTTCCTTGATGGGACAACCGGGGAAGATCCGGGACCTGGACCCGACCCCGTCCCCGAACCTTCCACTTTCCTTCTCCTCGGCAGTGGTCTGGCAGGATTGGCTTGGTATGGGAGGAAGCGGAAGAAAGTGTAA
- a CDS encoding sensor histidine kinase: MSDHFFCRNNLKNFGLIAGLTILGFAGNYFSIPVAFGVSFIFGSIFSLVAVTLFGPWIGIGVSLVASSYTWFLWNHPFAIVTFCIEIIYTSIALRRGHKNILLIVSCYWLFIGIPLVVLFYGGVLQMDYSATLIIMLKQGLNGIFNALVASLILSYSPIYRWAGKLHLAPSISYQSILFHLCSAILMLALLGFILLSCYREVSTSKAEIVLDLQHEGLNVAGKIETFLDTHIKIAAAAADLGKGFPLEPSDYLQKELLQLNKLSDAFCNLYLADASATTVAFNPPVNKKGESTIGLNFADRDYFQQLRKELKPVVSEVFTARGGVFKPIFSISVPMITDGKLAGYALGAVNLDIMRQFLTNQPRRGSFIYTIVDKNGSIIVSTSKNNRTLEKKTDRLTGITSKVSDHVNLWFPGVENNTSIMSVWNGAFYISETLLAPSGWTLYVEYPVAELQEQLYQTTILELKFVAILFILSLLFAHYVSRKFSEGPNQLAALTKGLPAKLQNKEDVTWPESNIKEVRDLTLNFKQTSAAFQQLIDEITNINSTLEDRIKERTKELQDSEAQYVQLFFEMMSGLVVADVLFDETGSPCNFKLIHANPAAEKLTGISFQGLLENTGRDIPHSWSKEQLQQFFQVAVTGRSIPYSHYNKKLGKHFEGRVFSPRQGQFALLFNDVSDRKKGEKILLQSMHEAEAIALAKTRFLSTVAHEFRTPLGLLTVSKGILENYSERLTPEQLAEQKAQVSDALNQLSSLVDSVLTFNRLEKIETLEKTAALDVRKVCENVAATVMTLFGNQRDFKLELADDCGTPNLNEELLRQIIENLLTNAFRYTPPEGKIGFKLYRKDDVLHIEVSDSGIGIPKEDRTRIFEPFYRGSNIGQQHGIGLGLSIVREAVEKMGATISLDNTVSQGTIIHVDIPVDMTRANES, encoded by the coding sequence ATGTCAGATCATTTTTTCTGCAGGAATAACCTTAAAAATTTTGGGTTAATAGCGGGCCTGACAATTCTTGGCTTTGCTGGAAATTACTTCAGCATTCCTGTGGCCTTTGGCGTCTCCTTCATTTTTGGCAGTATTTTCAGTCTTGTTGCCGTCACTCTTTTCGGACCCTGGATCGGTATCGGGGTTTCTCTTGTTGCTTCAAGTTATACTTGGTTTCTCTGGAACCATCCTTTTGCAATTGTAACTTTCTGCATAGAAATTATCTACACCAGTATCGCCTTGCGTCGTGGGCATAAAAATATTCTGCTGATCGTCAGCTGTTACTGGTTATTTATTGGCATCCCATTGGTTGTCCTGTTCTATGGTGGCGTTTTGCAGATGGATTATTCAGCAACTCTGATCATCATGCTGAAGCAAGGATTGAACGGAATATTCAATGCCCTTGTCGCGAGTTTGATTCTTTCCTATTCGCCAATTTACCGCTGGGCCGGAAAACTTCATCTCGCTCCTTCGATCAGTTACCAATCCATATTGTTTCATCTCTGTAGCGCAATCCTCATGCTGGCGCTGTTGGGCTTTATTCTGCTTTCATGCTATCGGGAGGTCAGCACTTCCAAGGCGGAAATAGTTCTTGATCTGCAACATGAAGGTTTAAATGTTGCTGGAAAAATAGAGACATTTCTCGACACACATATCAAGATTGCCGCCGCAGCCGCTGATCTTGGTAAAGGCTTTCCCCTGGAGCCCTCTGACTACCTGCAGAAAGAACTCCTTCAACTCAACAAATTGTCTGACGCTTTTTGTAATTTGTATCTCGCAGATGCTTCTGCTACGACGGTTGCGTTTAATCCGCCGGTCAATAAAAAAGGTGAATCGACGATCGGTCTTAATTTCGCGGATCGGGACTACTTTCAGCAATTGCGAAAAGAACTGAAGCCGGTGGTGTCCGAAGTTTTTACTGCCCGGGGGGGTGTCTTTAAACCGATTTTCAGTATCAGCGTTCCGATGATCACGGACGGGAAATTGGCAGGATATGCCCTGGGAGCTGTTAATCTGGACATAATGAGGCAATTCTTGACCAATCAGCCTCGTCGGGGCAGCTTTATATATACCATTGTTGACAAGAATGGTTCTATCATTGTCAGTACCAGTAAAAACAACAGAACCCTGGAGAAAAAAACTGACAGACTCACCGGAATAACCTCCAAAGTGTCCGATCATGTTAATCTGTGGTTCCCCGGTGTTGAAAACAATACCAGCATCATGTCTGTTTGGAATGGTGCTTTTTATATCAGCGAGACATTACTTGCACCAAGCGGTTGGACACTGTATGTGGAATATCCGGTTGCGGAATTGCAGGAACAATTATACCAAACAACCATTCTGGAGCTGAAATTTGTAGCGATATTATTCATCTTGTCACTTTTGTTTGCCCACTATGTCAGTCGGAAATTTTCCGAAGGTCCTAATCAACTTGCCGCATTGACAAAAGGATTGCCTGCCAAATTGCAGAATAAGGAGGATGTGACCTGGCCGGAAAGCAATATTAAGGAAGTACGTGATCTGACTTTGAACTTCAAGCAGACATCGGCTGCATTTCAGCAGCTCATTGATGAAATTACGAACATCAATTCCACTTTGGAAGATCGCATCAAGGAGCGCACAAAAGAGCTGCAGGACAGTGAAGCACAGTATGTTCAGCTCTTCTTTGAGATGATGAGCGGTCTCGTTGTTGCGGATGTTCTGTTTGATGAAACCGGTTCACCTTGTAATTTTAAACTTATTCATGCGAATCCCGCAGCTGAGAAATTGACCGGGATAAGTTTTCAGGGTTTATTGGAAAACACAGGTCGGGACATTCCTCATAGCTGGTCGAAGGAACAGCTGCAGCAATTCTTTCAGGTCGCCGTGACGGGTCGGTCGATACCGTATTCTCATTACAATAAAAAGCTGGGGAAGCATTTTGAAGGGCGGGTTTTCTCACCCCGACAAGGACAGTTTGCTCTGCTGTTCAATGATGTTTCGGATCGGAAAAAGGGCGAAAAAATACTGCTTCAGTCCATGCACGAGGCCGAGGCTATCGCTCTCGCCAAAACCAGATTTTTGTCGACTGTGGCTCATGAATTTCGAACACCTCTGGGATTACTGACAGTCAGTAAGGGAATTCTGGAAAACTATTCCGAGCGCCTGACGCCGGAACAACTCGCGGAACAGAAAGCTCAGGTCAGTGATGCCTTGAATCAGCTTTCGAGCCTGGTTGACTCTGTGTTGACGTTTAATCGCCTTGAAAAAATTGAGACATTGGAAAAAACTGCTGCGCTTGATGTTCGGAAAGTCTGCGAGAATGTTGCTGCCACTGTTATGACTTTATTCGGGAACCAACGTGATTTCAAACTTGAGCTGGCAGATGATTGCGGCACTCCGAACCTTAATGAAGAACTCCTTCGGCAGATTATCGAAAATCTTCTGACCAATGCTTTTCGCTATACTCCCCCCGAAGGAAAAATAGGGTTTAAGCTCTACCGGAAAGATGACGTCTTGCATATTGAAGTCAGTGATTCCGGAATCGGGATTCCCAAGGAGGACCGGACTCGTATATTTGAGCCCTTTTATCGTGGTAGCAATATTGGGCAGCAGCACGGTATAGGTCTCGGTTTATCCATTGTGCGGGAGGCGGTGGAAAAAATGGGGGCAACGATTTCGCTGGATAATACGGTCAGCCAGGGCACAATCATACATGTTGATATCCCAGTTGATATGACGCGAGCTAATGAAAGTTAG
- a CDS encoding response regulator transcription factor codes for MTSILIIEDDNSFRNSMKLVLELEGFECTTVSDGRQGLVSMRENRPDIILCDILMSDMDGHAVLQATKDDPDLADIPFIFVTALGDRSDVRLGMSSGADDYLTKPFTDEELVAAVVGRLHRYAMIQMRHSYPTFQKELTILQKNITQREREILLLVGRGITSKEIADKLYISIKTVQAHRANLMKKLNAVNAAHLSRWAVIAELLPS; via the coding sequence ATGACATCAATTCTCATTATTGAAGACGACAATTCATTTCGCAACTCCATGAAGCTGGTTCTGGAACTGGAAGGGTTTGAGTGCACGACTGTCTCCGATGGCCGACAGGGTCTCGTGAGTATGCGTGAAAATCGTCCAGATATTATTTTATGTGACATTTTGATGAGTGACATGGATGGGCACGCGGTTTTGCAAGCGACTAAGGACGATCCTGATCTGGCGGATATTCCGTTTATTTTTGTCACCGCTCTGGGAGACCGGTCAGATGTCCGTCTGGGAATGTCTTCAGGAGCCGATGATTATTTGACCAAGCCGTTTACTGATGAAGAATTGGTTGCCGCCGTTGTCGGACGTTTACACCGATATGCGATGATTCAGATGCGGCATTCTTATCCGACTTTCCAGAAAGAACTCACGATTCTGCAGAAAAATATCACCCAACGTGAACGCGAAATCCTGCTGTTGGTCGGGCGTGGAATTACCTCCAAGGAAATAGCAGATAAACTCTATATTTCCATTAAGACTGTGCAGGCCCATCGGGCCAACCTGATGAAAAAGCTGAATGCTGTAAATGCAGCGCATCTCTCTCGCTGGGCTGTCATCGCTGAATTATTACCATCTTGA
- a CDS encoding chemotaxis protein CheW, with amino-acid sequence MTEVAELDREDIQIHQDSMEGMYLTFELANEGYGLEIRYVIEIIGIQTVIKIPDMPEHVIGVLNLRGKVIPVIDVRMRFHLPTREYDDRTCIIVVNVNNNSVGLVVDNVSEVVDIPEVEIEPPPSVGRGSNPYIQYLGKIAGEVKILLDVNELIDDDVPGKKISEPEAV; translated from the coding sequence ATGACAGAAGTTGCTGAATTAGACCGGGAAGATATCCAGATTCATCAGGACAGCATGGAAGGAATGTACCTGACTTTTGAGCTGGCAAACGAAGGTTATGGTTTGGAGATCCGTTATGTCATTGAGATTATCGGAATCCAGACGGTCATTAAGATTCCGGACATGCCTGAGCATGTGATCGGAGTTCTCAACTTACGCGGTAAAGTTATTCCGGTGATTGATGTGAGGATGCGGTTTCATCTGCCGACACGGGAATACGATGACCGCACCTGCATCATTGTCGTCAATGTAAACAACAATTCGGTCGGTCTGGTGGTCGATAACGTGAGTGAAGTCGTTGATATCCCGGAGGTAGAGATTGAACCACCACCCTCTGTCGGCAGAGGCAGCAATCCGTATATTCAATATCTTGGAAAGATTGCTGGAGAGGTCAAAATTCTTCTGGATGTCAACGAACTGATCGATGATGACGTCCCCGGCAAAAAGATTTCAGAACCGGAGGCGGTTTAG